From Cannabis sativa cultivar Pink pepper isolate KNU-18-1 chromosome 8, ASM2916894v1, whole genome shotgun sequence, a single genomic window includes:
- the LOC115701571 gene encoding receptor-like protein kinase FERONIA, translating into MIPKSFQPLVIFLVLITVVFARGQPLQANYIHVEDTSIDCGSDAINKTARDDRKWSGDINSKLFPLKFDKNSDSFASPVDRSNPPDGTDPVPYGTARLSFTEFTYTIPVTPGPKFVRLHFYSATYRNVSISKAFFSVKVNDQYTLLNNFSVSLNADFFSRKDIVKEYYVNVESSKSTMSIKFIPSTSISGAIAVINGIEVVSLPAGLYNTEHGLRTLGDTQFSPLNSNIAMETMYRIDIGSSRSIPPREDTGFFRNWDNEDPYLTKRGSSLIPADTSAVLNFEMVPNYTAPKAVYQTARTMGNKDKEIVRSYNLTWEYPVDNGFNYMVRLHFCEIVLQMNSSGDRVFSIFIADQTAETDFDVIKLAGGKFVPYVTDYLVSMFNSSTETPINLSIALQASQLDSQSLYNDGILNGVEIFKMGSKNNLAGPNPKAKPKWSPNNLFTKENGKKTRLVAGIISGVVSVVIILSLLAFFVVRRGRKIKDSASSKGIRWAPKSFATTKSSKAGGSSSLPSDRCRDFSLVEIIAATNNFEGIFIIGVGGFGNVYKGYIDNGTIPVAIKRLKTESSQGIQEFKNEIELLSHLRHRHLVSLIGYCNEDPEMILVYDYMSNGTLRDHLYKTDNPPLTWTQRLQICMGAANGLHYLHTGTKYTIIHRDVKTTNILLDENWVAKVSDFGLSKTGPTSMSNAHLTTVVKGSIGYLDPEYYRRQQLTEKSDVYSFGVVLCEVLCGRPPILRTAQKGQVSLVEWVQNSYQNETLHEIMDPYLTGKIAPECLKKYGELIMQCMLDNGTERPSMKDIVWRLEFALQLQNYWEANNYDSVDGGELKTKAAEDEVTLLKTYGNKIDIGDDDGTFTSSWAETTESKSSASTKLISSSSDDDSRKRMSGTVFSEITDYPKGR; encoded by the coding sequence ATGATTCCAAAGTCATTTCAACCTCTGGTCATCTTCCTCGTGTTGATCACTGTTGTGTTTGCTCGGGGACAGCCGCTTCAAGCTAATTACATCCATGTAGAAGACACATCCATCGACTGTGGCTCTGACGCGATTAACAAAACCGCACGAGACGATCGGAAGTGGAGTGGAGATATCAACTCTAAACTATTTCCCTTAAAATTTGACAAAAATAGCGATTCATTTGCCTCCCCAGTTGACAGATCTAACCCACCCGACGGAACAGATCCCGTCCCTTATGGAACCGCGCGTCTCTCGTTCACAGAATTTACCTACACCATTCCGGTAACTCCAGGCCCAAAGTTTGTTCGGTTGCACTTTTACTCAGCTACTTACCGAAACGTTAGTATTTCCAAAGCTTTCTTCTCAGTCAAAGTCAATGATCAATACACCCTCCTAAATAACTTCAGTGTTTCCTTGAATGCTGATTTTTTTAGCAGAAAAGATATTGTGAAAGAATACTACGTAAACGTCGAGAGTTCCAAATCGACGATGAGCATAAAATTCATTCCTAGTACTTCAATTTCCGGGGCCATTGCTGTCATCAATGGAATCGAAGTCGTATCGTTACCGGCAGGTCTTTATAACACCGAACATGGTCTTAGGACATTGGGAGATACTCAATTTTCCCCGCTCAATAGCAACATAGCTATGGAGACTATGTATCGCATAGATATAGGTAGCTCAAGATCCATCCCACCCAGAGAAGACACGGGGTTTTTTCGTAATTGGGATAATGAAGATCCATACTTGACCAAGCGAGGAAGCAGTCTTATACCAGCCGATACTTCTGCAGTCCTTAATTTCGAAATGGTTCCAAATTATACTGCACCAAAAGCCGTGTATCAAACAGCCAGAACAATGGGTAACAAAGACAAAGAAATTGTTAGGAGCTACAATCTCACATGGGAATACCCGGTGGATAATGGATTTAACTACATGGTAAGGTTGCACTTTTGCGAAATTGTACTTCAAATGAATTCGTCCGGTGATCGGGTGTTTTCCATTTTCATAGCTGACCAAACAGCAGAGACAGACTTCGACGTGATCAAGCTGGCTGGTGGTAAATTTGTTCCTTATGTCACAGACTATCTAGTCTCAATGTTTAATAGCAGTACAGAGACCCCAATAAACCTCTCTATCGCTCTGCAAGCAAGTCAACTGGATTCGCAATCATTATACAATGACGGAATCTTAAATGGGGTGGAGATATTCAAAATGGGCTCCAAAAATAACCTTGCCGGTCCCAACCCTAAAGCAAAGCCTAAATGGTCACCTAATAACTTATTCACCAAGGAAAATGGAAAGAAGACCAGATTGGTTGCCGGTATAATATCTGGTGTCGTTTCTGTCGTAATTATCCTctcacttcttgcatttttcGTCGTCCGGCGAGGAAGAAAAATCAAAGACTCGGCCTCCAGCAAAGGAATTAGGTGGGCCCCCAAATCCTTTGCTACGACCAAGTCAAGCAAAGCGGGCGGATCATCATCATTGCCGTCTGATCGCTGTCGCGACTTCTCATTGGTTGAGATCATAGCTGCCACAAATAACTTCGAAGGTATTTTCATTATTGGGGTCGGAGGTTTCGGCAACGTTTACAAAGGATACATAGACAATGGGACCATACCAGTTGCAATCAAACGACTTAAGACTGAGTCATCTCAAGGGATCCAAGAGTTCAAAAATGAGATCGAATTGCTCTCCCATCTCCGCCACCGACACCTTGTCTCTCTCATTGGCTATTGCAACGAAGACCCCGAAATGATCCTCGTCTACGATTACATGTCCAATGGGACCCTCCGTGACCATCTTTACAAAACTGACAACCCACCTCTGACGTGGACACAACGCCTCCAGATTTGTATGGGAGCAGCTAATGGATTACATTATCTACATACAGGGACAAAGTATACAATCATCCACCGTGATGTTAAAACTACAAATATCCTTCTGGATGAAAATTGGGTGGCCAAGGTTTCTGATTTCGGTTTATCAAAAACTGGGCCCACTAGCATGTCCAATGCCCACCTCACCACAGTTGTCAAGGGTAGTATTGGGTATTTGGACCCTGAATACTATAGGCGCCAACAGCTAACTGAAAAGTCGGACGTTTACTCATTTGGTGTTGTTTTGTGTGAGGTTCTTTGTGGTAGGCCACCTATACTAAGGACAGCACAGAAGGGACAAGTCTCCCTTGTTGAATGGGTACAAAATAGCTATCAGAACGAAACGCTTCATGAGATTATGGACCCGTATCTAACGGGTAAGATTGCACCAGAGTGCTTGAAGAAATACGGTGAGTTAATTATGCAATGTATGTTGGATAATGGGACAGAGAGACCTTCGATGAAGGACATTGTGTGGAGACTGGAGTTTGCACTTCAATTACAGAATTATTGGGAGGCTAATAATTACGACAGTGTTGATGGTGGGGAACTAAAGACGAAGGCCGCTGAGGATGAGGTTACTCTCTTGAAAACTTATGGCAACAAAATTGACATTGGTGATGATGATGGGACATTTACTAGTAGCTGGGCAGAGACGACCGAGTCAAAAAGCAGTGCCTCTACTAAACTGATCAGTAGTAGCAGCGACGACGATTCTAGGAAAAGGATGTCTGGGACTGTGTTCTCCGAGATAACTGATTACCCAAAAGGGAGATGA